The nucleotide window GAAAAGCATCGAAAATAAATTGAATGCAGAAGAGAAGAAACAATGGGATTTGGATATGAAAATGTACAATGATTCTGTCGGTTTGGAGAAGCTGAGAATCAACGCGATAAAAGACGTTGCCGTTTCTTACTACAAAAGCCAACAGAGACCAAATCAAACGATTATAGTGAAATAGAAGTAAATTTTTTATAACTTTAATGGTAAAAAAACTATGACAGAAACAAACAAAGTGATCTCCACGGCAGAGAAAGTCAAAGCTTTTGCAATGGGCGTTATCGGTGCCGGAATCTTCAGTATGGGAACGACCTACTTTTCCGAGCAGGCAGAATATCGCATTCCGAGGATTCTTTGGCCGGTCTATGAGATTTTCGGGAACATCGGTTTGGCAATCGGGATGATTCTCTTGGGAAGCTTATTAATGTTTTACGCTTACCGGAAATTCATTTCAAACGGTGGCAAGGCCATTTATTTATTGGCAGTTTTAGTAGTTGCCATTGTAGGATTCTACGCCATTATCTTTTCAACAGGTAAAAAATCAACTTCCATCGAGGATGTGAGAGCAAGTCTGGAGGCCAATCAAAAGAAGACAGAAAATGAAATTGCCAATAACGACAGACCAGATCTGGAAAGCGAATCGGCGAATAAATACCTCAATCAATTGGAAGCTTTGAAAGTAAAATATGAAAAAGCGGTCAATGAAAAGGATAAGACCAAAATTGACGCATGCGAAAAAGAATATGTCAACTTGGTCTCGGTAGAATTCGGGAAAGTGGCAAAAGAAATTGCTACCAAGCCAGAATACAGAGATTTTGCGATGTATAACGCCAAAGTGTTGAATGAAATCCAAGTCTCAAGAACTAAATAGAATCATATTGATCCCGAAAAGCTTCGGGATTTTTAATTATCTGATTACAAATCCACAAAGAAGTGATACTTTAGTAATGGCTTACAAACTTGATATCGAACGATGAAATATTACTTCAAGATTTTCCTGCTTTCCGTTGGCATCGGCGTCGTCAATATTTTGATGTACCTGTTTTTGTTGCAATTTCAGATTGTCCAAAACAGTTCATATGTACCTCAGGAAGCTTTTGACATTTTTCTGATCCTTGTAGCAATTCCTGTTCAGTTTTTGATTTTAGCCTTGGTTGCTTACGTTTCGAAGAAAAATAAACAAATGGTTTTAATGATTTCAGGATTATTTGTGATCGCCTGTCTCTTATTGATTTTGATTAATACTAACGAGGAACGAAGCACTTTCAATAAAGAACAAGTTTACAGAAGCACCGAAAAATATGACTACCAGCAAGGCATTGCCACACCAGAAGGTTATCCGATCAAGTTGCTTTCAAATAGTGAATTTACGCTTGCAGTCAAAGGGCACCGAAATCCATACACACTTTTGGAAACCGGCAAAGTCTATTCTACAAACTGGGGAAATGCCGAATCTACTTTCAAATCGTCCGAAGATGGCGACGTGGTTTTGCCAGATAGTTTGAAGCTCTACTGGTTTTCATTTCTTGAGAATAAATATTATGGATTGCGTACAAAACTAGATAAAACCAAAATTTCCAATTACTTTAAAAAAGGATATCCGCGCGATATGAGTGGCAATTTAGATCGAATGATAACGGCCGACTATCAAGATCTGAATGCCGGAATTGCCCCGGGCGGCGATGTGATTCTATGGATTTCGGGTGCCAGCGAAACAAGGGAAATCAGTGTTTTCAAAGCAAAGGAGATGAATATCAATCAGTTTAAGGCTGAAGATATTGTAAAGCCGCACGAAATAAAAAAGGTTTTAAGTGATACTTGCGAATGCAAAGACGACTTACAACAAAGAAGAATCGTTCATAATAATCAAAAAATTCCTTTCGGAATTTGGACCAATCAATACCGCGAAAAATATAATTGGAAAGTTGATTTGGGTAAGATAGAACCAACCAAATCTGAGCTTGAATTTTATTTTTACAACGGCGAGAATTTTTCATTCTTTGATGAAGAAGTTATCAAAAGCAGACATCAAGATCAAGTTGTGCCTAGCTATATTATTTTTCATTTCTTCAATAATAAAGACGAGTACAAAGCTTTTTTTCAATTTGATGAAGACGAGATCTATAACAATTTTAAAATTCTGACAAAGGAAAATCGGAATGAGCCACTTGATATAGTTTTGAATTTCAATGGAGATTTTACCACAGCTACAGTGAAAATAAAATCAAAAAACAAAACGCTGGATTTTACGAAAATGAAAACTTTGCAAATAAGGAAAGATTAAGGATTCAAGTGACCTACATTTACTTGCAAGCCACAGAGTGGCAACTTATTGGTAGAAAGACAATTACCAAATCACAACAAAGCTCCAGAGGAGCGGCCAATAACAAGCAATTACATTTTTACCCAATCAACTCCTTCGCCTGAGAAATCGCCGCTTCCGTGATCTTGGAACCGGAGATCAACTGTGCGATCTCGTTGAGTTTTTCGTCGTTGGAAAGCTTTACAATGGTAGTTTTGGTAATTCCATTTTCATCAAATTTCACCACTTTGTAGTTCTCGTTACCTTTCGCGGCAACTTGCGCAAGATGCGTGATGACGATGAGTTGAAGGTCTTGCGACATTTCCTGCATCAGTTTTCCCATTTCCTCGGCAATTCTTCCGGAAACGCCCGTGTCGATTTCGTCTAGGATCAAGGTTGGAAGGTCATTATTTTCTGCCATTATTTTTTTGATGGCGAGCATTACTCGGGATCGTTCTCCACCAGAAACGGCGCTTTGAATGGGTTTCAATGGAAAACCGGAGTTCGCCTGGAAAAGGATCTGGATGTTGTTTTTCCCGTGAAGATTGTAAGTGTTGGAATCTGTCAAATCGATTTTCAAGATGGCTTTTTCCAAACCTAGTTTTGAGAAGATTTCTTTGGCTTGGTTTTCCAGATTTCCGGAGAATTTCTTTCTGTTCTCGGATAATTTTTGACTGAGCGTTTGAAGTTCTTTTTCAATCAGCTTAAGACTTTTTTCTTTTTCTTCGATTTGATTTTCAATCGTTTCCAAAGAGTTTTGGCTGGCTGACAATTCTTCTCGGATTGCCAAAAGTCCCTCAATGTCATTCACCTGATGTTTCAGGAAAAGCGAATTCAGTCGGTTGACAGTCGTCAAAAGAGCCTGCAAAAGTTCAGGGTCCATTTCCAGATTTTCTGCCTTGTTCTCGATTTCGAGATTGATATCTTTTAGCTCCACATAAGAAGTTTCCAGGCGTTCGCTGAGGTCTTGATATTCTGATGAAAGCTCTGAAAGTTTGGCGATTTTATTTCTAACTTCGAAAAGTCCAGACAAAATCCCGAAATCTTCCTGGTTCAGTTTTGAAAGGATTTCTGAAAGATATTCACTGATCTGTCCTGCGTTTTCCTGCGTATTGAGTTGATTCTGGATCTCTTCAAAATCCAGATCGTCCAATTGCATTTCTTCCAATTCTGCAAGAAGAAAATTTTTGTAATCGGATTCTTTATTGTTTTCTGCAAGTGCTGATCTCAGTTGTTCGATTTCTCTTTTTGTTGTTTGATAACCAATGTAATGGTTTTGATAATCAGACAACAAGCTTTTATTCTTTGCCAGTCCATCCAAAATTCCGAATTGAAATTGCTCGGTGAAAAGGTCAGACGTTTCGAATTGGGAATGAATGTCGATCAATCTTGAAGATAATTCCTTCAAAACATCCAAAGTCACGGGAACATCATTGATGAAAGCCCGGGATTTTCCGCCAGACGAAATTTCTCTTCTGATGATGGTCTGTGTTTCAAAATCCAGATCTTTCTCTTCAAAAAAATCTTTAAAATTTTCGCTGATTTGGAACTCAGTTTCTACGATGCTTTTGACGTCAGACTTTGCGAAGGATTTCACATCGGCTCTTTCGCCCATTATGAGACGCAGCGCACCAAGAATGATGGATTTTCCCGCACCGGTTTCTCCTGTGATGACCTGAAGACCTTTCCTGAGGTCGATCTCAAGTTTGTCAATTAACGCAAAATTCTGAATGAAAATTCTTGAAAGCACGAAATTATTTTTTAATAACTAAATTATAGCCTAAGTTGATTTGAAACCGAAAGCCCGCAGCCCGACTTGAACGGAAATCCTTTTTTGCGTGGTATCAAGTTCTACTGAACTGAAAATAGTATGCAAAAAAGATTGGGAATGGAAGGCGGAAAAGCTGCCCAAAAGATTAGACTCACAAAATGTCTATTTCCACTTATTCCATTTGGTGTCAATGTCTTTCGGAGCGAAGGTGCTCATCATTGTTTTCAGTTCGCTGATGTTGACAGAAGCATTGTTCCCAGTATCAAAGATGTTGAAGATCTCGGTGCTTTTGCTTTCCAAAAAGACATTGAAAGGATAATTCATCTGGAAATTGTTGTCATAGAACTTGAGTTGCATCAGAGATTCTGCAATCGTTTTTTTTGCTGGACCTTGGTCTGGTTTTGCCAAGTTATCAAGACCAGCACGGTGATAGCTGTAGAAAACAGTTCTCAACGTGGAGGAGTTTTCGTTTTGCAATCCGGAGATCAACGCACCTCTATTTCTTTGGCTTTCTATCTGATTCCAGCCGTCAAAGTTTTGATTTTGAGAGTTTTGTGCGATTTTAAAAGCTTTGTCAAAATGTGCTTGTCCGCCTTTCAATTGGAAACTGTCTCCATCGTAACCTAGAATTAGATAGATGTAGAAACTGATGACATCGGTAAGATTTTTCCCAGAGAATTGTCTCTCGTTGAAGATCAGGTTTTCATTTTCGTTGTATTCAAAAGAAAAACTGGTGTCATTGATGTTCATCAAAGGTGACTCATATTGCGAGTTGAAAACTGGGCGCGTAGCTTGCACGACCATTGTTCCTTTGAAACCGCTGTTGCTAGGACGTTCAGATATAACAATCGCAAAGTTGCACTTGATCTTTTCAAAATTCTGAAGCTTTTTCCCTGTCCAGCTGGTATTGTTAATGAAGTCTCTGAGGGATTTTTCCAAGGTTCGGAAAACCTGTGTGTTACTTCCTGCAATTTGTTGTGAGTTGATCTGTACATTGGCCAAAAGCTCCTGTGAGAAAGCTGTTTGAGCAAAAAACAAAGCGCAGATTATAAAAAGTAGTTTTTTCATCCAAATAAAAATGTTTGTAAAAATAAGCAATCTTTGTCAAAGAAAATAATCTAAAACAAGGATAAAATGATAACGTAAAACACGAGGTTTTCTTACAATTTCTGCTCAATAAAGTTCAGAATGTCCTTTGCAACGTCTTCTTTTGATTTTAAGGCAAATGATTGTTCTTCCGTGGGCGTGAAGATCTTGACCTTGTTGGTGGCATTTGCAAATCCAGCGCCTTCATCCCGAAGTGAGTTGAGGATGATCATATCCAGATTTTTCTTGACTAATTTTCCCTTGGCATTTTCCTCTTCATTCTGCGTTTCCAGAGCAAATCCTACCAAAAACTGTTTAGACTTTTTCTCACCCATAGTTCGGAGAATATCTTTGTTTTTGATCAACTCGATGGTAAGTTCATTATCATTTTTCTTGATCTTCTCTGTGGCTTTCACTTTTGGTGTGTAGTCGGCCACGGCGGCGCTCATGATCGCGACATCTGTCGATTCGTAATATTTGAAAACCTCGTCAAACATTTCCTGAGCCGAAGTTACTCTGTGAAGTGTAATGTTCTTGTCATCAACTTTCTGAGAAGATGGACCGGAAATTAGTATCACTTCTGCGCCACGTTTTGAAGCTTCTTTGGCGAGATCAAAACCCATCTTTCCCGAAGAGTGATTGCCGATGAATCTTACTGGGTCAATGTTTTCATAAGTGGGACCAGCCGTGATCAGGAATTTTTTCCCTGATAAGGTTTGTTCAGCATCAGAAAATTGAGCTTCCAAAATTGATAAAATCGTTGATGGTTCTGCCAATCTGCCTTGTCCATTAAGTCCACTTGCCAATTCTCCAAATTCTGCTGGAATGATCTTGTGGCCAAAACTTTCAGCGGTTTGTAGATTTTTGGTTACCGTCGGATGTGCGTACATATCAAGATCCATTGCCGGTGCGATGATCACCGGACATTTTGCGGACATATAAACTGCCATCAAGAAGTTGTCACATAGGCCAGTGGTGATCTTTGCCAAAGTGTTTGCTGTACAAGGTGCAATGAGTATTAGATCTGCCCAAAGTGCGAGTTCTACGTGGTTGTTCCAGGTTTTATTGTCGTCATAAAAATCGGTAAAGACCATGTTCTTGGAAAGTGTGGAAAGCGTTAGTGGCGAGACAAATTGCTCGGCCGACCTCGTCATTACGATCTTCACTTCTGCTCCAGACTTTATGAGGTCCCGAACGAGATAATTCATTTTGTAAGCGGCGATTCCACCAGTGATTCCAAGGATGATCTTTTTGCCTTGTAAGCTCATTTTGCTTTGATTTATATTAACGAAAGTATTAATAATTTTGATAACAAAAAAACCGTCTCATAAAGGAATACTTTAGCGAGACGGTTTTTGTATTTTCAAATCCGAGGATTAGTTTTTTTCTTCAGTTTTTCTGTGGTAGATCTCATCATCCAACCATTCTCTGATAGCGATAGAGGTTGGTTTTGGCATTTTTTCGTAATGCTTGGAGATCTCGATCTGCTCTCTGTTTTCGAAAACTTCTTCCAAAGTAGAGTTGTGAACAGCAAACTCATCAAGTTTTCCGTGAAGTTCTGTACGGATCTCACCGTTGATCTGCTCTGCTCTTTTACCCATGATCACGATAGCTTCGTAGATGCTGGCTACTTTTGCTTCAATCTTATCTTTGTCGTAAGTGATTGTACTTACTTCTGCTTTTGTATCTTTAAGGCTCATTGGACGAATTGTTTAGGGTTGCAAATATACTAATTATCTTTTAAACTTGAAAGTCGCTTGTGGCTCGGTAGAATTTACCTTTGCACTATCTCTTCTTGCCTGGTCAGCGGAGTTTTCCATTTTAGCCTGATGTTTGTCCTGTGCTAATTCTTTTTTCTCGTTTTCTTTAGCCTCTGCATTTTTAACTTTAGCCTCATATTCCGCTTTCCTTTTTTCAACGTCAGCTTGCAAAATTGCAAATCTTGCTTTCTCAGCTTCTAGCTTTGCAGCAAGGTCATCAGCTGTTTTGGAGTATTCAGAGTTTGGAAGTTCACTAGAAACTCGTACTGCATAAGAAGCTGCAGCGTCTAATCTCTCTTTTTTCAGATCATAGATGGAATTGACTGCCAATTCATATTTGGATCTCAAAATGATATCGTAGATCTTTGGTCTCAACTTGGTTGCTGGGAAATCTTCCAAAACGTTTTCAAAAGTTACCGCAGCAGCTTTGTATTCGCCCATTTTGTAATAT belongs to Chryseobacterium sp. KACC 21268 and includes:
- a CDS encoding DUF2931 family protein, with the protein product MKYYFKIFLLSVGIGVVNILMYLFLLQFQIVQNSSYVPQEAFDIFLILVAIPVQFLILALVAYVSKKNKQMVLMISGLFVIACLLLILINTNEERSTFNKEQVYRSTEKYDYQQGIATPEGYPIKLLSNSEFTLAVKGHRNPYTLLETGKVYSTNWGNAESTFKSSEDGDVVLPDSLKLYWFSFLENKYYGLRTKLDKTKISNYFKKGYPRDMSGNLDRMITADYQDLNAGIAPGGDVILWISGASETREISVFKAKEMNINQFKAEDIVKPHEIKKVLSDTCECKDDLQQRRIVHNNQKIPFGIWTNQYREKYNWKVDLGKIEPTKSELEFYFYNGENFSFFDEEVIKSRHQDQVVPSYIIFHFFNNKDEYKAFFQFDEDEIYNNFKILTKENRNEPLDIVLNFNGDFTTATVKIKSKNKTLDFTKMKTLQIRKD
- a CDS encoding DNA repair protein RecN, whose translation is MLSRIFIQNFALIDKLEIDLRKGLQVITGETGAGKSIILGALRLIMGERADVKSFAKSDVKSIVETEFQISENFKDFFEEKDLDFETQTIIRREISSGGKSRAFINDVPVTLDVLKELSSRLIDIHSQFETSDLFTEQFQFGILDGLAKNKSLLSDYQNHYIGYQTTKREIEQLRSALAENNKESDYKNFLLAELEEMQLDDLDFEEIQNQLNTQENAGQISEYLSEILSKLNQEDFGILSGLFEVRNKIAKLSELSSEYQDLSERLETSYVELKDINLEIENKAENLEMDPELLQALLTTVNRLNSLFLKHQVNDIEGLLAIREELSASQNSLETIENQIEEKEKSLKLIEKELQTLSQKLSENRKKFSGNLENQAKEIFSKLGLEKAILKIDLTDSNTYNLHGKNNIQILFQANSGFPLKPIQSAVSGGERSRVMLAIKKIMAENNDLPTLILDEIDTGVSGRIAEEMGKLMQEMSQDLQLIVITHLAQVAAKGNENYKVVKFDENGITKTTIVKLSNDEKLNEIAQLISGSKITEAAISQAKELIG
- a CDS encoding DUF4835 family protein yields the protein MKKLLFIICALFFAQTAFSQELLANVQINSQQIAGSNTQVFRTLEKSLRDFINNTSWTGKKLQNFEKIKCNFAIVISERPSNSGFKGTMVVQATRPVFNSQYESPLMNINDTSFSFEYNENENLIFNERQFSGKNLTDVISFYIYLILGYDGDSFQLKGGQAHFDKAFKIAQNSQNQNFDGWNQIESQRNRGALISGLQNENSSTLRTVFYSYHRAGLDNLAKPDQGPAKKTIAESLMQLKFYDNNFQMNYPFNVFLESKSTEIFNIFDTGNNASVNISELKTMMSTFAPKDIDTKWNKWK
- the coaBC gene encoding bifunctional phosphopantothenoylcysteine decarboxylase/phosphopantothenate--cysteine ligase CoaBC, encoding MSLQGKKIILGITGGIAAYKMNYLVRDLIKSGAEVKIVMTRSAEQFVSPLTLSTLSKNMVFTDFYDDNKTWNNHVELALWADLILIAPCTANTLAKITTGLCDNFLMAVYMSAKCPVIIAPAMDLDMYAHPTVTKNLQTAESFGHKIIPAEFGELASGLNGQGRLAEPSTILSILEAQFSDAEQTLSGKKFLITAGPTYENIDPVRFIGNHSSGKMGFDLAKEASKRGAEVILISGPSSQKVDDKNITLHRVTSAQEMFDEVFKYYESTDVAIMSAAVADYTPKVKATEKIKKNDNELTIELIKNKDILRTMGEKKSKQFLVGFALETQNEEENAKGKLVKKNLDMIILNSLRDEGAGFANATNKVKIFTPTEEQSFALKSKEDVAKDILNFIEQKL
- a CDS encoding DNA-directed RNA polymerase subunit omega: MSLKDTKAEVSTITYDKDKIEAKVASIYEAIVIMGKRAEQINGEIRTELHGKLDEFAVHNSTLEEVFENREQIEISKHYEKMPKPTSIAIREWLDDEIYHRKTEEKN